From the genome of Streptomyces sp. V2I9:
GTGACACCGTCGCACTGATCGACGGCACGAACGGCATGTCCCTCACCTACGCCCAACTCGACGGCTTCCACCGGCGGATCGCCGCCGCACTCGCGGAGGCCGGGCTCCGGAAGGGTGACGTCCTCGCCCTGCACAGCCCCAACACCATCGCCTATCCCGCCGTGTTCTACGGGGCCACCCGCGCCGGGGCCTCCGTCACCACGGTCCACCCGCTGGCCACCCCCGAGGAGTTCGCCAAGCAGCTCACGGACAGCGGGGCGCGGTGGATCGTGACCGTCTCCCCGCTCCTGGCGACCGCGCGACGCGCGGCCGAACTCGCGGGCGGCGTACGGGAGATCTACGTGTGCGACCAGGCGGAGGGGCACACCTCCGTCCTGGACATGCTGTCCTCCACGGCCCCCGAGCCGGAGATCGCCATCGACCCCGGCGAGGACGTCGCCGCCCTCCCGTACAGCTCGGGAACGACGGGCGCGCCCAAGGGCGTGATGCTGACGCACCGGTCGATCGCGACCAACCTGGAACAGCTGCGGCCGTTCATCCCGATGGGCGAGGGCGACCGCATCCTGGCGGTGCTGCCCTTCTTCCACATCTACGGCCTCACCGCGCTCATGAACGCCCCGCTGCGCTGCGGCGCGACGGTCGTCGTGCTGCCCCGGTTCGACCTGGCGCAGTTCCTGGAGGCCATCCAGACGCACCGGATCTCCGGTCTGTACGTGGCCCCGCCGATCGTGCTGGCGCTGGCGAAACACCCGCTGGTGGGGGAGTACGACCTCTCCTCGCTCCGGTACATCGTCTCCGCCGCCGCCCCGCTCGACGCCGAATTGGCCGCCGCCTGTTCGGCCCGGCTCGGCCTGCCGCCGGTACGGCAGGCGTACGGGATGACGGAGCTGTCGCCGGGCACGCACGTGGTGCCGCTCTCCGTCGAGCACCCGCCGCCGGGCACGGTCGGCAAGCTGCTGCCGAACACCGAGATGCGGATCGTGTCGCTGGAGGACCCGGCGCAGGACGCGGAGCCCGGAGCGGACGGCGAGATCCTGATCCGGGGCCCGCAGGTGATGA
Proteins encoded in this window:
- a CDS encoding 4-coumarate--CoA ligase family protein, producing MVFRSEYTDVPALDTPIHEAALGGAAGFGDTVALIDGTNGMSLTYAQLDGFHRRIAAALAEAGLRKGDVLALHSPNTIAYPAVFYGATRAGASVTTVHPLATPEEFAKQLTDSGARWIVTVSPLLATARRAAELAGGVREIYVCDQAEGHTSVLDMLSSTAPEPEIAIDPGEDVAALPYSSGTTGAPKGVMLTHRSIATNLEQLRPFIPMGEGDRILAVLPFFHIYGLTALMNAPLRCGATVVVLPRFDLAQFLEAIQTHRISGLYVAPPIVLALAKHPLVGEYDLSSLRYIVSAAAPLDAELAAACSARLGLPPVRQAYGMTELSPGTHVVPLSVEHPPPGTVGKLLPNTEMRIVSLEDPAQDAEPGADGEILIRGPQVMKGYLNRPDATAGMIDADGWVHTGDVGRVDEDGWLYVVDRVKELIKYKGYQVAPAELEALLLTHDQVADAAVIGVHDEEGNEVPKAFLVRGPAADGLTEDDVMAYVAERVSPYKKLRRAEFIEAVPRAASGKILRRELRDREKTEEQ